From bacterium, the proteins below share one genomic window:
- a CDS encoding response regulator, with protein MNERKRILIVDDNIHLLKNIKDILKVEGYEIVAVEKGHLAVEKVEQLNFDVALIDVMLPDMDGLKAVEEIKEIDNDISIVIMSGHIDTRISIEAMKLGCHIVPKPIDPHQLRMIVKSAIREKILVVENKITTEYLKEQKRTLEVILELSNQLHYVDNLKELGDILVEKLSLILKANIVSMMLVNNKKKQLHILAAKGLDQEIINNYCGKIGEGVAGWVAKKKELTLVPDVEHFPYFQKENDFKYLSKSFISAPILYKSSLLGVINVSGRVEVFTATDAKFVSLITNLASLSVKNIELITYISETKETDFLTNLFNEFYFKRCLNSEIKRAYRYESSFSLVGFNIDNFEEYEKTHGKLASEILIKIIAGVVKGNTRDVDVVSMGRENDIFVILPQTEKDRAFFFAEKIREKVQNINFSQEGISSATISAGVTSFSKETKNEEEMINQCLKALAQAKKDGGNNTYLLK; from the coding sequence ATGAATGAAAGAAAAAGAATTTTAATAGTAGATGATAATATCCACCTTTTAAAAAATATAAAGGATATTTTAAAAGTCGAAGGTTATGAAATTGTGGCGGTAGAAAAAGGCCACTTGGCTGTGGAAAAAGTAGAGCAACTAAACTTCGATGTAGCCTTAATAGATGTGATGCTTCCCGATATGGATGGATTAAAGGCTGTTGAGGAGATTAAAGAGATAGATAATGATATCTCTATTGTTATTATGTCAGGCCATATCGACACCAGAATTTCCATAGAAGCCATGAAATTAGGTTGCCATATAGTTCCTAAACCAATAGATCCCCATCAATTAAGAATGATTGTCAAAAGCGCCATAAGAGAAAAGATATTGGTCGTTGAAAATAAGATTACTACAGAATATCTAAAAGAACAAAAAAGAACCTTAGAAGTAATCTTAGAACTAAGTAACCAACTTCACTATGTTGATAATTTAAAAGAATTAGGCGATATATTAGTAGAAAAATTATCTCTAATCTTAAAAGCTAATATCGTCTCGATGATGCTTGTGAATAACAAAAAGAAACAATTACATATTTTAGCCGCTAAGGGCTTAGATCAAGAAATTATAAATAATTATTGTGGAAAGATAGGGGAAGGAGTAGCTGGTTGGGTAGCAAAAAAGAAAGAATTAACCTTGGTCCCTGATGTAGAACACTTTCCTTACTTCCAAAAAGAGAATGACTTTAAATACCTATCTAAGTCATTTATTAGCGCCCCCATCTTATATAAAAGTAGTTTATTAGGGGTAATTAATGTTTCTGGTCGAGTAGAAGTTTTTACGGCTACTGATGCCAAATTTGTCTCTTTAATTACTAATTTAGCCTCACTCTCTGTTAAGAATATAGAGCTTATCACTTATATCTCAGAAACAAAGGAAACAGATTTCTTAACTAACCTTTTCAATGAATTTTACTTTAAAAGGTGTTTAAATAGTGAAATCAAAAGGGCTTATCGCTATGAATCTTCTTTTTCTTTGGTTGGATTTAACATTGATAATTTTGAAGAATATGAAAAAACCCATGGAAAGTTAGCCAGTGAAATTTTAATTAAGATAATAGCGGGTGTAGTTAAAGGCAATACTCGAGATGTTGATGTTGTTTCTATGGGTAGAGAAAATGATATTTTTGTGATTTTACCTCAAACCGAAAAAGACCGAGCTTTTTTCTTTGCCGAAAAGATTAGAGAGAAAGTCCAAAATATAAATTTTAGTCAAGAAGGTATTTCTTCGGCAACTATTAGTGCTGGAGTAACAAGCTTTTCAAAAGAGACAAAGAATGAAGAAGAGATGATTAACCAATGCCTCAAGGCATTAGCTCAAGCTAAAAAAGATGGCGGGAATAATACTTATCTTCTTAAATGA
- the pyrH gene encoding UMP kinase: protein MEVKYKRLLLKLSGEALQGDQEYGLDPKMLVSVAKQIKEVRDLGVEISICIGGGNIFRGSKFSIYGLDRATADYMGMIATIINGLALQNSLEREKIPTRVLSALKIESCTEPYIRRRAMRHLEKGRIVIFVSGTGSTHFSTDTASALRAIEIGAEVILKATKVDGVYSEDPINHRNAVKYKELTYNEVLNKELKVMDATAISLCKENNIPILVFNLLQEGNIKKVVLGQEIGSLIKSS from the coding sequence GTGGAGGTTAAATATAAAAGACTCTTATTAAAACTTAGTGGAGAAGCTCTCCAGGGTGACCAAGAATATGGCTTGGATCCTAAAATGTTGGTTTCTGTGGCCAAGCAGATAAAAGAAGTAAGAGATTTGGGGGTCGAAATAAGCATATGTATTGGCGGAGGTAACATCTTTAGAGGATCAAAGTTTTCTATATATGGACTGGATCGTGCTACCGCTGATTATATGGGCATGATAGCAACTATTATTAATGGCTTGGCTTTACAAAACAGTTTAGAAAGAGAAAAAATACCGACGCGTGTTTTATCTGCCCTAAAGATAGAAAGTTGCACTGAGCCTTACATAAGAAGAAGGGCTATGCGTCATTTAGAAAAAGGAAGAATAGTCATATTTGTTAGCGGCACTGGAAGTACACATTTTTCTACCGATACGGCCTCTGCTTTAAGAGCCATTGAAATAGGGGCAGAAGTTATTTTAAAAGCTACCAAAGTAGATGGAGTCTACAGCGAAGATCCAATAAATCATAGAAATGCAGTTAAATATAAGGAATTAACTTATAATGAGGTTTTGAATAAAGAACTAAAAGTGATGGATGCTACCGCTATTTCTTTATGTAAAGAAAACAATATACCCATTCTAGTCTTTAATTTATTACAAGAAGGCAATATTAAAAAGGTTGTCTTAGGCCAAGAGATAGGTTCGTTAATTAAATCCTCATAA
- the tsf gene encoding translation elongation factor Ts, translated as MEIKASLVKELREITNAGMMECKNALLKCHGELEKAIKYLREQGLVLAKKKVSRETREGCIFSYIHLNNKLGVLVEVNCETDFVAKNTLFNEMANNIAMQVAASSPLFVKRDQVTLEALEQEREIYQKQAQNENKPPQVIEKIVEGKMEKFLKQICLLEQPYIKDPEITISDYINSFIAKLGENITIRRFARFKIGEE; from the coding sequence ATGGAGATTAAGGCTTCCTTAGTTAAAGAACTTAGAGAGATTACTAATGCTGGGATGATGGAATGTAAGAACGCTCTATTAAAATGCCATGGTGAGCTAGAAAAAGCTATTAAATATTTAAGAGAACAAGGCTTAGTTTTAGCCAAAAAAAAAGTTAGTCGAGAAACAAGAGAAGGTTGTATCTTTTCTTATATTCACTTGAATAATAAATTAGGAGTGTTAGTAGAAGTAAATTGCGAAACAGATTTTGTAGCTAAGAATACTCTTTTTAATGAAATGGCTAATAATATAGCGATGCAGGTTGCTGCTTCTTCTCCTTTGTTTGTAAAGAGAGACCAAGTTACTTTAGAAGCCTTAGAGCAAGAAAGAGAGATTTATCAAAAACAAGCTCAGAATGAAAATAAGCCGCCCCAAGTAATAGAAAAGATTGTGGAAGGCAAGATGGAGAAATTTTTAAAGCAGATCTGTTTATTAGAACAACCTTATATTAAAGATCCTGAAATAACAATCAGTGATTACATTAATTCTTTTATTGCTAAATTAGGAGAAAATATTACCATTCGAAGATTTGCTCGATTTAAGATCGGGGAAGAATAA
- the rpsB gene encoding 30S ribosomal protein S2: MANVSIKNLLEAGVHFGHQTQRWNPKMAPYIFTQRNDIHIIDLQKAMRGLKNAYNVVKEKVAQGGTILFVGTKKQAIEAIANEAKRCEMYYVNQRWLGGMLTNFETIKKRVSRLKELEKMETEGRLKYLPKKETLKLKEEKEKLHKILCGIKDMNKFPDMVYIVDTPKERIAVLEARKLNIPVVAIVDSNGDPDEVDYCIPGNDDAVRAVGLITKVMADAVLEGKRLYNEEKAKEEERLSKEMEKEKALKLKDYQELTEDMFLKEGDKGQEKLRGKRVNHGD, encoded by the coding sequence ATGGCTAACGTTTCAATTAAAAATCTATTAGAAGCAGGAGTTCATTTTGGACATCAAACTCAAAGGTGGAATCCTAAAATGGCTCCTTATATATTTACGCAAAGAAATGATATTCATATTATTGATCTTCAAAAAGCAATGAGAGGTTTAAAAAATGCCTATAATGTTGTAAAAGAAAAGGTAGCCCAAGGGGGCACAATATTATTTGTGGGAACTAAAAAACAAGCTATAGAAGCTATTGCTAATGAAGCTAAACGTTGCGAGATGTACTATGTCAATCAAAGATGGTTGGGAGGAATGCTGACTAATTTTGAGACTATTAAAAAAAGGGTGTCTCGTTTAAAAGAACTTGAAAAAATGGAAACAGAGGGAAGGTTAAAGTATTTACCTAAAAAGGAAACCTTAAAGCTAAAAGAAGAAAAGGAGAAACTTCATAAAATTCTCTGTGGAATTAAAGATATGAATAAGTTTCCAGATATGGTCTATATCGTTGATACACCTAAAGAAAGAATTGCTGTTTTAGAAGCAAGGAAGTTAAATATTCCTGTCGTAGCTATTGTTGATAGCAATGGCGATCCAGACGAAGTAGATTATTGTATTCCTGGAAATGATGATGCGGTTAGAGCGGTAGGTTTAATTACTAAAGTTATGGCCGATGCAGTCTTGGAAGGAAAAAGACTTTATAATGAAGAGAAAGCAAAAGAAGAAGAAAGATTGTCGAAAGAAATGGAGAAGGAAAAAGCTTTAAAGTTAAAAGATTACCAAGAATTAACCGAAGATATGTTTCTAAAAGAAGGTGATAAGGGTCAAGAAAAATTAAGAGGGAAGAGGGTTAATCATGGAGATTAA
- a CDS encoding rod-binding protein, producing MDKVTLVLDSSFLKSNTYLGNTKSVQNNDFLERIEKLNLEKVTPLDGEKKKKKLKELSKEFESIFVNQMIKTMRATVGKENLCYGGMAEDVFQEMLDQEYAKSMSSGKDFGMAKAVYDQLSKHL from the coding sequence ATGGATAAGGTAACTTTGGTTCTTGATAGCTCATTTTTAAAGAGCAATACTTACTTAGGTAATACAAAGAGTGTTCAAAATAATGACTTTTTAGAAAGAATAGAAAAACTAAACTTAGAAAAGGTAACTCCTTTAGACGGAGAGAAAAAGAAAAAAAAATTAAAAGAACTTTCTAAGGAGTTTGAATCTATCTTTGTAAATCAAATGATTAAAACAATGAGAGCTACGGTAGGTAAAGAAAATTTATGTTATGGAGGTATGGCTGAAGATGTATTTCAGGAGATGTTAGATCAAGAATATGCCAAGAGTATGTCCTCAGGTAAAGATTTTGGAATGGCCAAGGCAGTTTATGATCAATTAAGCAAGCATTTGTGA
- a CDS encoding flagellar basal body P-ring protein FlgI, whose translation MGKIVFLIFFSLIISVDISAAAELPTVRIKDIAHLSGIKENQITGYGLVVGLEGTGDSNKTFFTTQSIANMLHHLGITVDKSQMTVSNVAAVIATATLPPFARIGDKINITISSLGDASTLQGGILLQTPLLAADKNVYAVAQGAVSLGGSNIKTGGTKGQKNHSTVAIVPQGAIIEKEFTSCFVDKEKVSFVLNSSDFTTAKRVVKAINEKLNVKIAKAIDPSLIEVRILNEYKDEVVNLISEIENLTLIPDIEAKVVINERTGTVVIGSNVRISQVAVSHGSLSVTITEEAEAEKPGALPTATTSPTKATIKIQEKEDRLSIMPASASVENLVRALNAVGTMPRDIIAILQAIKAAGALHAEIIIM comes from the coding sequence ATGGGAAAAATAGTTTTTTTAATTTTCTTTTCTTTGATTATTTCAGTAGATATTTCCGCAGCTGCAGAGCTTCCTACAGTAAGAATTAAAGATATTGCTCATCTCTCCGGAATAAAAGAGAATCAAATTACGGGTTATGGGTTAGTAGTGGGATTAGAAGGGACTGGCGATAGCAATAAGACCTTTTTTACTACTCAATCTATAGCTAATATGCTTCATCATCTGGGGATTACGGTAGATAAAAGTCAAATGACAGTATCCAATGTGGCTGCTGTAATAGCTACAGCCACCTTACCTCCTTTTGCTCGAATAGGAGATAAAATTAACATCACCATTTCTTCCTTAGGCGATGCTTCTACTTTACAAGGAGGAATATTACTTCAAACTCCTCTTTTAGCTGCAGATAAAAATGTCTATGCTGTAGCTCAAGGAGCAGTTTCTTTAGGTGGTTCTAATATTAAGACTGGCGGAACTAAAGGTCAAAAAAATCATTCTACGGTAGCTATAGTGCCACAAGGAGCAATCATTGAAAAAGAATTTACTTCTTGTTTTGTCGATAAAGAAAAAGTTTCTTTTGTCTTAAATTCATCTGATTTTACCACCGCTAAAAGAGTAGTCAAAGCTATTAATGAGAAACTTAACGTCAAGATAGCTAAAGCCATAGATCCTTCCTTAATAGAAGTAAGGATCTTAAATGAATATAAGGATGAGGTGGTAAATTTAATCTCAGAAATTGAGAACTTAACCTTAATTCCAGACATAGAAGCCAAGGTAGTCATTAATGAACGGACAGGAACAGTAGTGATAGGAAGTAATGTTAGGATTTCTCAAGTAGCAGTTTCTCATGGATCTCTGAGTGTTACTATTACTGAAGAAGCAGAAGCAGAAAAGCCTGGAGCATTGCCTACGGCAACTACTTCTCCTACTAAAGCTACGATTAAGATTCAGGAAAAAGAAGATCGCTTGTCAATTATGCCGGCTAGTGCTAGTGTAGAAAATTTAGTCAGAGCTTTAAATGCAGTGGGGACTATGCCTCGAGATATTATTGCTATTCTTCAGGCTATTAAAGCAGCTGGAGCTTTACATGCGGAGATAATTATTATGTAA